One segment of Erigeron canadensis isolate Cc75 chromosome 2, C_canadensis_v1, whole genome shotgun sequence DNA contains the following:
- the LOC122588900 gene encoding protein RESPONSE TO LOW SULFUR 3-like, with amino-acid sequence MEELQRRNEELERELVMSIQREEKMKTELQRLWEKVRVAEDAEERLCSQLSDLEAEAVDQTHEYRAHLMALMEQLSAAHKLIESATIDP; translated from the coding sequence ATGGAGGAGCTGCAGAGGAGAAACGAGGAACTTGAGAGAGAGCTGGTGATGAGCATCCAACGAGAAGAGAAGATGAAGACAGAGCTGCAACGATTATGGGAGAAAGTGCGTGTTGCAGAAGATGCAGAGGAGCGACTTTGCTCCCAGCTCAGCGATCTCGAGGCAGAAGCTGTAGATCAGACCCATGAATACCGAGCTCATCTGATGGCATTGATGGAACAGCTCTCGGCTGCTCACAAGCTCATCGAATCAGCAACCATTGACCCTTAA
- the LOC122588065 gene encoding ABC transporter B family member 19-like — protein MTKSTKEIDEKLILKDQPLPFTKLLSYADALDYTLMALASLGSIIHGLAQPLGYLLLGKAIDAFGNNIHDDIGMVKALKKVIPYVWYMAFATFPAGIIEVGGWMYASERQVTRLRLAYLKAVLKQEIGAFDTELTNGKIITGISNHMSVIQDAIGEKLGHFLSCFATFFTGVIIAFISCWEVSLLTLLVVPMILIIGATYTKKMNSISATKATYLAEATVMVEQTVSQIRTVFAFVGENSAIKSFSECLQRQLIISKGEALIKGVGTGLFQTVTFCSWALIVWIGALVVVAKRAQGGDVIAAVMSILFGAISITYAAPDMQIFNQARAAGKEVFEVIDRKSVINYDSKGETLAKINGNIEIRDVHFAYPSRQEKMILQGFSLFIPAGKVVALVGSSGCGKSTIISLLPRFYDPEKGEVLIDNHNVKDLDIKFLRKNIGSVSQEPALFAGTIKDNMKVGNKDAEDEQIQIASAMANAHTFISQLPDQYLTDVGQRGLQLSGGQKQRIAIARAILKNPPILLLDEATSALDSESEKLVQDALESAMNGRTVILIAHRMSTIVNADMIVVVQNGQVTETGTHNNLLQTSNFYNNLFSMQNISTEAEPSNVDPIKEMERKNQQVSDQAEKHDTPIETNEITKDTSKKAQQDETLRKDIFFRIWFGLTNKEFVKLGVGSSAAAFSGISKPVFGFFIITIGVAYYENNAKEKVGWYALLFSGIGLLSLFSNTLQHYFYGVIGEKAMTNLRHALYSVVLRNELAWFDRPENSVGSLTSRIINETSTVKTIISDRMAVIVQCVSSILIATVVSMRVNWRMGLVAWAVMPCHFIGGLIQAKSAKGFSGDTAAAHSEVVALASESATNIRTVASFCHEEHILQRAKLSLDKPLKISRKQSLWYGFIQGVSLCLWNIAHAVALWYSTVLVERHQASFKDGIRSYQIFSLTVPSITELWTLIPTVISAVNVLTPVFQALDRNTEIEPDEPENPPSKKIIGGIEFKNIDFSYPLRPEMKILDNFSLHVEPGSKVALVGPSGAGKSSVLSLLLRFYVPSQGMILVDGRDITQYNLRNLRKQIGLVQQEPLLFSCSIRDNICYGTETASESEIIEVSKEASIHEFVSNLPDGYDTVVGEKGCQLSGGQKQRIAIARTLLKKPAIMLLDEATSALDAESERAVVTAMESINRNGIGGVQSTQITVAHRLSTVIHSDTIVVMENGKVVEMGKHSDLVAESEGVYSRFYRIQSMK, from the exons AAGTTGGAGGCTGGATGTATGCAAGTGAGAGACAAGTTACACGACTGAGACTAGCGTACCTGAAAGCGGTTCTTAAACAAGAGATTGGTGCTTTCGATACAGAACTGACAAATGGAAAGATCATCACTGGTATTAGTAATCATATGAGTGTAATACAAGACGCTATTGGCGAGAAG TTGGGTCATTTTCTATCATGCTTTGCAACCTTCTTTACTGGAGTTATAATAGCGTTTATATCATGCTGGGAGGTGTCACTGCTCACCTTGTTGGTTGTTCCAATGATTCTTATAATTGGAGCAACTTATACAAAGAAAATGAACTCCATTTCAGCCACAAAAGCAACGTACCTCGCAGAAGCCACAGTAATGGTTGAGCAG ACAGTTTCTCAGATTAGAACAGTGTTTGCTTTTGTTGGAGAAAACTCCGCTATAAAATCTTTCTCGGAGTGCTTGCAGAGACAGTTAATTATAAGCAAGGGAGAAGCACTGATTAAAGGAGTTGGAACGGGCTTATTTCAAACAGTAACATTTTGTTCATGGGCTCTCATTGTATGGATTGGAGCCCTTGTTGTTGTAGCTAAACGAGCTCAGGGAGGTGATGTTATAGCTGCAGTAATGAGCATACTCTTTGGAGCCAT ATCAATCACATATGCAGCACCAGATATGCAAATTTTCAATCAAGCAAGAGCTGCCGGAAAAGAAGTGTTTGAAGTGATTGACCGGAAATCTGTTATCAATTATGATTCAAAAGGGGAAACACTTGCAAAGATTAACGGAAATATTGAGATTCGTGACGTGCATTTTGCTTATCCGTCACGCCAAGAAAAGATGATCCTTCAGGGATTCTCGTTGTTCATCCCTGCAGGAAAGGTTGTGGCTTTAGTGGGTAGTAGTGGTTGCGGAAAAAGCACCATCATCTCTCTCCTGCCAAGGTTCTATGATCCAGAAAAAG GTGAGGTGCTCATTGACAACCACAATGTTAAGGATCTTGATATAAAGTTTCTAAGGAAAAACATAGGATCGGTTTCGCAGGAACCAGCACTCTTTGCTGGCACAATCAAGGACAACATGAAGGTAGGAAACAAAGATGCAGAAGATGAGCAGATCCAAATAGCATCAGCTATGGCAAATGCACACACTTTCATATCCCAACTCCCAGATCAATACTTAACAGAT GTAGGACAAAGGGGGTTACAGTTATCAGGCGGGCAGAAACAAAGAATTGCTATTGCAAGAGCCATATTGAAAAACCCTCCAATacttttgcttgatgaagcaaCAAGTGCACTTGATTCAGAATCTGAAAAACTGGTTCAAGATGCACTTGAGAGTGCAATGAACGGGAGAACAGTCATTTTAATTGCACACAGGATGTCGACGATTGTTAATGCAGACATGATTGTTGTTGTACAAAATGGTCAAGTCACAGAAACAGGAACACACAATAATTTGTTACAAACAAGCAACTTTTATAACAACTTATTTAGCATGCAGAATATCAGTACAGAAGCTGAACCGAG CAACGTAGATCCCATTAAAGAAATGGAGAGAAAAAATCAACAGGTTTCTGACCAAGCGGAGAAACATGATACACCTATAGAAACTAACGAAATCACCAAAGATACTTCCAAGAAAGCTCAACAGGATGAAACTTTGagaaaagatatatttttcagAATCTGGTTTGGTTTAACCAACAAAGAGTTTGTAAAGCTTGGAGTGGGCTCGTCTGCTGCTGCATTTTCTGGCATCTCTAAGCCTGTTTTTGGATTCTTCATTATAACAATTGGAGTTGcatattatgaaaataatgCTAAAGAGAAAGTCGGATGGTATGCATTATTGTTTTCTGGAATCGGTCTGCTTTCACTCTTCAGCAACACTTTGCAGCATTACTTTTATGGAGTAATTGGAGAGAAGGCAATGACAAATCTTCGACACGCTTTGTATTCAG TGGTACTCCGCAACGAATTAGCATGGTTCGACAGGCCCGAGAATAGTGTGGGTTCCCTAACCTCACGAATCATAAATGAAACATCCACGGTCAAGACCATAATATCTGACCGTATGGCGGTCATTGTACAATGTGTTTCCTCGATATTAATAGCAACCGTGGTTAGCATGAGGGTTAACTGGAGAATGGGCCTGGTAGCATGGGCAGTGATGCCATGTCATTTCATTGGTGGTCTGATTCAAGCAAAATCCGCCAAAGGATTTTCAGGTGACACGGCTGCAGCCCATTCAGAAGTTGTTGCACTTGCTTCAGAGTCAGCAACGAATATACGGACCGTTGCTTCGTTTTGTCATGAAGAACACATCCTACAAAGAGCTAAACTGTCTCTTGATAAACCTCTGAAAATTAGCAGAAAACAAAGTTTATGGTATGGATTCATTCAAGGTGTGTCTCTTTGTTTATGGAACATTGCTCATGCGGTTGCTTTATGGTACtcaacagttttggttgaaagACACCAAGCTAGTTTCAAGGATGGGATTCGATCATACCAGATATTCTCCCTTACAGTACCTTCCATCACCGAGCTATGGACTCTCATCCCGACCGTAATCTCAGCTGTCAATGTATTAACTCCTGTATTTCAAGCCTTAGACCGAAATACTGAGATTGAACCGGATGAACCGGAGAACCCACCTTCTAAAAAGATAATAGGGGGCATCGAGTTTAAAAATATCGATTTTAGTTATCCATTAAGGCCAGAAATGAAGATACTCGATAACTTTAGCTTACATGTTGAACCCGGATCAAAGGTGGCTCTAGTTGGACCAAGTGGAGCTGGAAAGTCGTCTGTTCTATCCCTTCTATTAAGATTTTACGTTCCATCTCAAGGAATGATATTAGTAGATGGAAGAGATATAACACAATACAATTTGAGAAATTTAAGGAAACAGATTGGGTTGGTGCAACAAGAACCTTTGCTATTTAGTTGCTCCATTCGGGACAACATATGTTATGGAACAGAAACAGCTTCTGAAAGTGAGATCATCGAGGTTTCAAAAGAGGCGAGCATTCATGAATTTGTAAGCAATTTGCCAGATGGGTATGACACAGTGGTTGGAGAGAAAGGATGCCAGCTTTCTGGAGGCCAAAAACAAAGGATTGCAATTGCAAGGACACTGTTAAAGAAGCCTGCAATTATGCTTCTTGATGAAGCAACAAGTGCTCTTGACGCAGAGTCAGAAAGAGCGGTTGTGACTGCAATGGAATCAATAAACAGGAATGGAATTGGTGGGGTTCAATCTACACAGATCACAGTTGCACACAGGCTTTCGACTGTTATACATTCAGATACCATTGTGGTTATGGAAAATGGTAAAGTGGTAGAAATGGGTAAACACTCGGATTTGGTAGCAGAATCTGAAGGCGTTTATTCTAGATTCTACAGGATACAAAGCATGAAGTAG